The Rhododendron vialii isolate Sample 1 chromosome 8a, ASM3025357v1 genome has a window encoding:
- the LOC131336397 gene encoding uncharacterized protein LOC131336397 isoform X1 — protein sequence MLLYPLDEQMTETEVAINIHDHGMTLDDRKRRVQCNYCAKVVSGFSRLKCHLGGVRGDVAPCEEVPTGVKDLMRTKLIKKKKGYLSKEVGELSHPDLPWKRNLLPHSNGVNDSEQDMVQTAGSGGKKSVKGNSNSVPEVVSCRKRRIPSLAAPSAMEDLSSHQAQICIARFFYENDIDFSAAKSPSFKRMINATLDNGQTGFRIPSYQEMKGQILRGEVKEMQQYVKETRNSWASTGCSILLDGWIDENGRNLLNILAHCPRGPIYLRSLDISAALGNVDALQMLFDEVIMEVGADNVIQIITYSTSLCMEAVGKLLMEKHRTLFWTVSASHCLELMLEKIGMMDLVKGILKKAKTITKFIYSRATVLKLMRCHTDGCDLIYPSRIKSAMPFLTLENIMSEMENLQKMFVSSEWSTSVWASSQEGRQVADLMADRSFWTGASVVLKATIPLVRVLHLINEGDKPELGFIYETIDQAKETIKEEFKNKKAQYIPFWATIDEIWNNHLHSPLHSAGYFLNPSLFYSSDFFTDAEVATGLLCCIVRMVEGKHVQDLVTLQVEQYRAAKGPFGQGSTLDRRSSLSPALWWSYYGGECPELQRLAIRILSQTCDGASKYQLKRSLAEKLLTKGRNYIEQQRLNDQAFMHYNLCLQNFTSGGSCSGHILGEEIDSMDDWIVDEAAQAALLQNCEPSWMELADADKTSAGGRGVNIREDGSSSFQPKEEPR from the exons ATGCTCTTATATCCTCTTGACGAGCAAATGACAGAAACTGAAGTGGCCATAAATATACACGACCATGGTATGACTCTTGATGACCGTAAAAGGAGAGTCCAATGCAATTATTGTGCTAAAGTGGTAAGTGGATTCAGCCGCCTTAAATGCCACTTAGGTGGTGTAAGGGGAGATGTAGCTCCTTGTGAGGAAGTTCCCACAGGAGTGAAGGACCTAATGAGAACAAAgctaattaaaaagaaaaaaggatatTTGAGCAAGGAAGTTGGGGAGCTCTCGCATCCGGATCTTCCTTGGAAGAGGAATTTGTTACCCCACTCCAATGGTGTCAATGATAGTGAGCAGGACATGGTTCAAACTGCAGGGTCTGGTGGTAAAAAAAGTGTAAAAGGTAATTCTAACTCAGTGCCAGAAGTGGTTTCATGTCGAAAGAGAAGAATACCTTCACTAGCAGCTCCCAGTGCCATGGAAGATTTATCATCACATCAAGCTCAAATATGCATCGCTAGATTCTTTTATGAGAACGACATTGATTTCAGTGCTGCCAAATCTCCTAGCTTCAAGAGAATGATAAATGCCACCCTCGATAACGGTCAGACTGGATTTAGGATCCCCAGTTATCAGGAAATGAAAGGGCAAATCCTTCGGGGTGAAGTGAAAGAAATGCAACAGTATGTAAAGGAAACTAGAAATTCATGGGCAAGCACAGGGTGCAGCATCTTGTTGGATGGATGGATAGATGAAAATGGACGGAACCTGTTAAACATTCTAGCGCATTGCCCCCGAGGGCCAATATATCTCAGGTCATTGGATATTTCAGCTGCTCTTGGAAATGTTGATGCCTTGcagatgttgtttgatgaagtTATTATGGAGGTTGGGGCTGATAATGTTATTCAAATAATCACATACTCTACATCACTCTGTATGGAAGCTGTAGGCAAGCTCCTAATGGAGAAGCACAGGACATTATTTTGGACAGTCAGTGCATCTCATTGCTTGGAACTCATGTTAGAAAAAATTGGAATGATGGATCTTGTTAAAGGGATACTCAAGAAGGCGAAAACCATTACAAAATTCATTTACAGCCGTGCCACAGTTCTGAAGCTTATGAGGTGTCATACTGATGGTTGTGACCTCATTTATCCCTCTAGGATTAAGTCTGCAATGCCCTTCTTAACTCTAGAGAATATAATGTCAGAAATGGAGAACTTACAGAAGATGTTTGTTTCATCCGAGTGGAGCACTTCAGTCTGGGCTTCTAGCCAGGAGGGGAGACAAGTAGCTGATTTGATGGCTGATCGCTCTTTCTGGACAGGGGCAAGTGTGGTTTTGAAGGCGACTATTCCTCTGGTGCGTGTCTTGCATTTGATTAACGAGGGTGATAAGCCAGAACTTGGTTTTATATACGAAACTATTGATCAGGCTAAGGAAACAATTAAAGAGGAGTTTAAGAACAAGAAGGCCCAATATATTCCTTTTTGGGCGACTATAGATGAGATTTGGAATAATCATCTCCACAGTCCTCTCCATTCTGCAGGTTATTTTCTGAACCCGAGTCTCTTTTATTCAAGCGATTTCTTCACTGATGCGGAGGTTGCCACTGGTCTATTATGCTGTATTGTCCGAATGGTAGAAGGTAAGCATGTCCAAGATTTGGTCACCCTGCAGGTTGAACAGTATAGAGCAGCCAAGGGTCCTTTCGGTCAAGGAAGCACCCTTGATCGACGATCTAGTCTTTCTCCAG CCCTTTGGTGGTCCTACTATGGAGGAGAATGTCCCGAGTTGCAAAGACTTGCCATTCGAATTCTAAGCCAAACTTGCGATGGTGCGTCAAAATATCAGCTCAAGAGGAGTTTGGCTGAGAAGCTTCTCACAAAGGGAAGGAATTATATTGAGCAACAACGGTTAAATGATCAGGCATTTATGCACTATAATTTGTGCTTGCAGAATTTCACGTCAGGTGGCTCTTGCAGTGGTCACATTCTAGGTGAGGAAATAGATTCGATGGATGATTGGATAGTGGATGAAGCAGCACAAGCTGCACTTCTTCAAAATTGTGAACCATCATGGATGGAATTGGCTGATGCCGATAAAACGTCCGCGGGTGGGAGAGGCGTCAATATAAGGGAAGACGGGTCTTCAAGTTTTCAACCAAAGGAGGAGCCCAGATAA
- the LOC131336397 gene encoding uncharacterized protein LOC131336397 isoform X2 — MTLDDRKRRVQCNYCAKVVSGFSRLKCHLGGVRGDVAPCEEVPTGVKDLMRTKLIKKKKGYLSKEVGELSHPDLPWKRNLLPHSNGVNDSEQDMVQTAGSGGKKSVKGNSNSVPEVVSCRKRRIPSLAAPSAMEDLSSHQAQICIARFFYENDIDFSAAKSPSFKRMINATLDNGQTGFRIPSYQEMKGQILRGEVKEMQQYVKETRNSWASTGCSILLDGWIDENGRNLLNILAHCPRGPIYLRSLDISAALGNVDALQMLFDEVIMEVGADNVIQIITYSTSLCMEAVGKLLMEKHRTLFWTVSASHCLELMLEKIGMMDLVKGILKKAKTITKFIYSRATVLKLMRCHTDGCDLIYPSRIKSAMPFLTLENIMSEMENLQKMFVSSEWSTSVWASSQEGRQVADLMADRSFWTGASVVLKATIPLVRVLHLINEGDKPELGFIYETIDQAKETIKEEFKNKKAQYIPFWATIDEIWNNHLHSPLHSAGYFLNPSLFYSSDFFTDAEVATGLLCCIVRMVEGKHVQDLVTLQVEQYRAAKGPFGQGSTLDRRSSLSPALWWSYYGGECPELQRLAIRILSQTCDGASKYQLKRSLAEKLLTKGRNYIEQQRLNDQAFMHYNLCLQNFTSGGSCSGHILGEEIDSMDDWIVDEAAQAALLQNCEPSWMELADADKTSAGGRGVNIREDGSSSFQPKEEPR; from the exons ATGACTCTTGATGACCGTAAAAGGAGAGTCCAATGCAATTATTGTGCTAAAGTGGTAAGTGGATTCAGCCGCCTTAAATGCCACTTAGGTGGTGTAAGGGGAGATGTAGCTCCTTGTGAGGAAGTTCCCACAGGAGTGAAGGACCTAATGAGAACAAAgctaattaaaaagaaaaaaggatatTTGAGCAAGGAAGTTGGGGAGCTCTCGCATCCGGATCTTCCTTGGAAGAGGAATTTGTTACCCCACTCCAATGGTGTCAATGATAGTGAGCAGGACATGGTTCAAACTGCAGGGTCTGGTGGTAAAAAAAGTGTAAAAGGTAATTCTAACTCAGTGCCAGAAGTGGTTTCATGTCGAAAGAGAAGAATACCTTCACTAGCAGCTCCCAGTGCCATGGAAGATTTATCATCACATCAAGCTCAAATATGCATCGCTAGATTCTTTTATGAGAACGACATTGATTTCAGTGCTGCCAAATCTCCTAGCTTCAAGAGAATGATAAATGCCACCCTCGATAACGGTCAGACTGGATTTAGGATCCCCAGTTATCAGGAAATGAAAGGGCAAATCCTTCGGGGTGAAGTGAAAGAAATGCAACAGTATGTAAAGGAAACTAGAAATTCATGGGCAAGCACAGGGTGCAGCATCTTGTTGGATGGATGGATAGATGAAAATGGACGGAACCTGTTAAACATTCTAGCGCATTGCCCCCGAGGGCCAATATATCTCAGGTCATTGGATATTTCAGCTGCTCTTGGAAATGTTGATGCCTTGcagatgttgtttgatgaagtTATTATGGAGGTTGGGGCTGATAATGTTATTCAAATAATCACATACTCTACATCACTCTGTATGGAAGCTGTAGGCAAGCTCCTAATGGAGAAGCACAGGACATTATTTTGGACAGTCAGTGCATCTCATTGCTTGGAACTCATGTTAGAAAAAATTGGAATGATGGATCTTGTTAAAGGGATACTCAAGAAGGCGAAAACCATTACAAAATTCATTTACAGCCGTGCCACAGTTCTGAAGCTTATGAGGTGTCATACTGATGGTTGTGACCTCATTTATCCCTCTAGGATTAAGTCTGCAATGCCCTTCTTAACTCTAGAGAATATAATGTCAGAAATGGAGAACTTACAGAAGATGTTTGTTTCATCCGAGTGGAGCACTTCAGTCTGGGCTTCTAGCCAGGAGGGGAGACAAGTAGCTGATTTGATGGCTGATCGCTCTTTCTGGACAGGGGCAAGTGTGGTTTTGAAGGCGACTATTCCTCTGGTGCGTGTCTTGCATTTGATTAACGAGGGTGATAAGCCAGAACTTGGTTTTATATACGAAACTATTGATCAGGCTAAGGAAACAATTAAAGAGGAGTTTAAGAACAAGAAGGCCCAATATATTCCTTTTTGGGCGACTATAGATGAGATTTGGAATAATCATCTCCACAGTCCTCTCCATTCTGCAGGTTATTTTCTGAACCCGAGTCTCTTTTATTCAAGCGATTTCTTCACTGATGCGGAGGTTGCCACTGGTCTATTATGCTGTATTGTCCGAATGGTAGAAGGTAAGCATGTCCAAGATTTGGTCACCCTGCAGGTTGAACAGTATAGAGCAGCCAAGGGTCCTTTCGGTCAAGGAAGCACCCTTGATCGACGATCTAGTCTTTCTCCAG CCCTTTGGTGGTCCTACTATGGAGGAGAATGTCCCGAGTTGCAAAGACTTGCCATTCGAATTCTAAGCCAAACTTGCGATGGTGCGTCAAAATATCAGCTCAAGAGGAGTTTGGCTGAGAAGCTTCTCACAAAGGGAAGGAATTATATTGAGCAACAACGGTTAAATGATCAGGCATTTATGCACTATAATTTGTGCTTGCAGAATTTCACGTCAGGTGGCTCTTGCAGTGGTCACATTCTAGGTGAGGAAATAGATTCGATGGATGATTGGATAGTGGATGAAGCAGCACAAGCTGCACTTCTTCAAAATTGTGAACCATCATGGATGGAATTGGCTGATGCCGATAAAACGTCCGCGGGTGGGAGAGGCGTCAATATAAGGGAAGACGGGTCTTCAAGTTTTCAACCAAAGGAGGAGCCCAGATAA